In Bradyrhizobium sp. WD16, the genomic stretch CGGTATGGAGGTGTCAACGGAGGTCTCGAGGGAGGCGAGCACGATCGAGGGCTTCGGCGCCGGGGCGGCGATCTGGGCCGCAAGTGCCTTTTCATCCATCGGCGCCGGGGCGGCTTTGGCCCAGACGGTGGGGAAGCGTTCGTCGAAGCTGGCGCGCGGTTCGGCGGGCATGAAGTCCGCAGCGGCGAAACGCTCGGAGAAGGATACGGGCCGCGGTCCGACCGAGGCCGTGGTGTCGAGCAGGCGGTCGAAGGTGGCGGCGACGCGGTTCTCGCCGACCCATTGCGACGCCGGTGCGGGCGTCGAAAGCGCGGCGGCTGACAGCGATGGCGGAGACAGCGAAGCGGAGACGACCGGGACGTCGGTCTGAGGCGTAGCGAAGTGGCCATAGAGAAGCCCCGCGCCCAGCGCTACCCCGAGCGCTGGGACGCAGGAGCGGACAATGCTGCGATAACCGGAGGTCGGCTTGCGTTTGCGAGCGACCTTCGCGGGGCGACAATACACCCCGGCCCCGACACGCTTTCCCGTCACTTCCCACCCAATTCCACAGTTACAATCCGGTATCGGACTCAAGGATCGCTACCGGACCCCATCCGCAGGCTCCCCCCTGCGGACCGTCTGAACTTTGTGCCGCCGCCTATTTGGCAAGACGACATAGCGGCATTAAGGCCTAGTTTTGGTTAAATGCCGATTAAGTATCGGCTCAACCACCATAATTGTTGAGAACGACGTGGCTTTACGGCACTTTCAAGGCGTTCGGCCATCGGCCCGCCGGTCCGGCGCTGGGGAGGCCGGAGAAAACGGGATAGATGGTTAAAAACGCCGGCTCCAGGTGGAAGTCCGGAATCGGCCGCCGTCGCCCCCCTGGCGGGCTGATCGGCCCGGAAGGATCATGATACCATAATCCTATCGTCCTGACATCTCAAGCCGACTCAGCTGCCGCTGCGGCCGGCGAGCTGGGAAATGAACATGTCGGACCATTTGGCCGGGGCGACCTTGATGGTGCCGGCGCGATGCATGAATTCCACGAAATTCATGATCTTGCTCGGTGTCGTGGCGAACTGCGTATCGGGATCGTCGAGGATCTTGAGGATTTCCTCCTTCGAGACCTTGGTCTTCGACGTCCGGGAGAAGATCTCCGCCGCATCCGCCTTGCGGGTGCGGATGAACTCGTCGGCGGCGTCGAGGGCGGCCACCATTGCTTCCGCCATCTTGGGGTTGGCGTCGACGAACTTCCTGGGCGCGTAGACCACGTCCATGGTGAGATTGCCGATGACCTCCACGGAGTTGACGACGCGATGGATGTGCGGGTCGGCGAGCTCGAGGTAGGAGAAGGGCGGCGAGGTGAAATGCGCGGTCACTTCCGTCTTGCCCGAGGTCAGCGCCGCCAGCGCTTCCGGATGGGGCAGGCTCACGGTGATCGGGTCTAGCTTGGCGAAATTCTCGAGGCCGAACTGCTTGGCCGCCAGCATCTGCAGCACGACCGCCGACAGCGAGGTCTTGATGCCGGGCAGTGCGATCTTGTCGGTGCTCTTGAAGTCGGCGAGACTCTTGATGTTCGGATTATTGGTGTTGAGATAGAGCGACGTGGCGCTGAGCGCGCTGATGCCGACCACTTCGACGTTGGGAATGCCGCGCGCCTTGGACCACAGGGTGATGAAGCCGGGCGCGCCGGTGCCGGCGAAATTCAGCGTGCCGGCCATCATCGCGTCGTTGATGACATTGCCGCCGTCGAGCAGCACCCACTTGACCTTGACGTCGCCGAGGCCGGCCTTCTGCGCTTCCTTCTCCAGGAACTTCTGGTCCTCCATGACGATCAGCGGCAGATAGAGAATGCCGTATCCCTTGGAGATGCTGATCTCCTTGACCTCGGCGCGGGCCGCCGGCATCGCCACGGTCAATGCCAGAGCCACGCCTGCGATCAATCCGGACCAACGGTTCAAGCCGATTGCATTCATGGTCGTCCTCCCTGTTGTGAATCGATTATCGCCTCGGCCGCGTTCTGTCAGGCCTGCATGCCCCAACGGTGCACGGTGCGGCGCTCGATCGCCGCGAACACCACGTGCTCGACGACGAGGCCGATCATGATCACGGTGAACAGCCCGGCGAAGACATTGGCGGTCTCCAGCGCATTGCGGTTCTCGAAGATGAACCAGCCGAGGCCTCCCGATCCGGACGAGACGCCGAACACCAGTTCCGCGGCGATCAGCGTCCGCCAGGCGAAGGCCCAGCCGATCTTGAGGCCGGTCAGGATGCTGGGGAAGGCCGCGGGGATCAGGATCTTGGTCACCAGCCGCAGGCCGCGAAGACCATAGTTCAGCCCCACCATGCGCAGCGTGTTGGAGACCGAGCGGAAGCCGGAATGGGTGTTGAGGGCGACCGCCCACAGCACCGAATGCACCAGCACGAAGATCACGCTGCCCTGGCCGAGGCCGA encodes the following:
- a CDS encoding ABC transporter substrate-binding protein, with the translated sequence MNAIGLNRWSGLIAGVALALTVAMPAARAEVKEISISKGYGILYLPLIVMEDQKFLEKEAQKAGLGDVKVKWVLLDGGNVINDAMMAGTLNFAGTGAPGFITLWSKARGIPNVEVVGISALSATSLYLNTNNPNIKSLADFKSTDKIALPGIKTSLSAVVLQMLAAKQFGLENFAKLDPITVSLPHPEALAALTSGKTEVTAHFTSPPFSYLELADPHIHRVVNSVEVIGNLTMDVVYAPRKFVDANPKMAEAMVAALDAADEFIRTRKADAAEIFSRTSKTKVSKEEILKILDDPDTQFATTPSKIMNFVEFMHRAGTIKVAPAKWSDMFISQLAGRSGS